TGCTGTTCACCTTGCTCTATCTAGAAATGGGGCGGCTGCTTAGCGCTCTGGGGCAGTACCGAGATGCCCTGGAAATGCTGAACCGGGGGCTAACCCACGCCACACCCGGCGACTCTCAAACGATTCCTGTGCTGGCGCGATCGCAAGTACCCTGGCTGCAGCTAGCAATTGCCCAAGCTTGTTTAGAGTCAGGGCTACTGCCGGAGGCAGAGGCAGTTTTAACCGTGCTGCAGCCATTACTCGGAGCTCAGCAAGAGCGGATTCTACAAATTCAGTGGCATACACTGGCTGGCAAGCTGGCACTACTTCGAGGCGTGTTTGGAGACGCGTTAGACCATTTTCAGAAGATTCTAACCCTGTGCCACCAGCTCAAGATTCAGCGGGGAGTTGTCATTGCCAGCCTAAATTTGGCCCAAGTGCTGATTGTGCTGAACCAGAACCAGCTTGCCCAAGAGCATCTGATCAGCATTGCCGACGACATCGAGCATTCCCAAGATACCCATCTCAAGGCCCGGCTGGCGCTGTTGCAGCGGCTGGCCCAAGCCCGCAGCCAGTCTTTAGTCGCTGGCAGTACTTTCTCGGTGTCTGATTTGCTGCAGGCAGGGCCGCCAGATTCAGAGCCCACTCAGGCCGATGCCAGTTCGCTGCAAGACGAGGAGAGCTTTACCTTCGACCGCAGCCAGTCACCTAACTACCTAACCTTTTTTGAAGATCGGGTGCTGGAGTTTCAGTGGTATCTCAGTCAGTCGGATCTGGGGGGAGCCACCACTCTGCTAGCCCACATTCAGGCAGTCTTTGTCAGCACTGATTCCCAGCTCATTCTGGCCAAAATTAAGGCCTTACAGGGCATGCTGTCTTACTACCGGGGACTGCAGCAGATTCATGCTGGGGATCAGCGGGAGGGTGAGCAGCAGATTCGGTGGGCAGCGGTGACTTTGGAAGAGATGCGATCGCACCTCGCCCGCATGGGTCTCAAGCCCGAACAGTGGCAGGCACAGCGAATCCTAGGATGGTGCCTAATGCAGCTGCACCACCCTACCGAGGATCAGGAAAAGATGGCAGCAGCAACGACCCAGCTGCTAGAGCAAATGACCCAGTCCCTGTCCCCCGAACAGCAGGTTATCTTTCTGCTCAATAAATGGACTGCCGACGAAGAATACATCGCTACCCAGATCGTGCACCTGCAACAGCTGGTGCAGCAACTGCAAACAGCGCCCCTGCACCAGCGTCCTCGCCTGGGGTGGCAGCTCCTACAGCGGCTCAATGGGCTGATCAGCCACATCGATAGCTACCGAGGCATCCTCGTCAAGCGGACGCTTCAAGGCAGCAATTCTGAAGCAAGCCCGGTACCAACCCCATCCCTCTGGAGACGACTGCTAGAGCAGCCTTGGCGACGAGCAACGCTCTCCTTTCTGGTGCTGCCCGACCAGGTATTCGTCGTGCGAAACTGGCGCTTTTGGATCGACTTTTCAGTGGTTCCTCTTACCCGGCTAGAACTGCGTAACCTGATCCAGCAGTGGTACAAGCCATTGCAGCCTCAGTCTACCCGTCGAGGTCTGAGCCTAGAGCCAGAACCAGAAGACGAAGAAGCTCTGCAAACGCTGCCCACCAGCGAAACCATTGCCCAGACCCTAACAGAGAAACTTAACCTGCCTGCGCTGCTAAGGTTGCCGAACTATATTCGTCGTCTGACTATCGTTCCGGATGATGTCCTGCATATCTTTCCCTTTGCAGTCGTAAGACACCAAAATCGCTACCTGATCGAGACCTATGCGTTGAGCATTGCTTACGAATCCCTCAAAACAGAAAACCCTCCGTCTCCGCCTTTACCTAAGCAACAAACACTGCTTGTCGGGGTCTCTCAAGGTTCAAAACATTTCGCTGCCCTACCCGGGGTTAGCAGCGAAATCAAGTCAATATACACTTGTCTCACCCGGCAAAAAATCATTCCCCAAGTTTTGATGGATGCTGACGTCAGTAAAGAGTCTTTGCTGGCAACTTTGGAATCTACTTCATTTCTGCACATTGCCTGTCACGGCGTCTTTCACCACAACCAGGCTGACCAATCAGGATTGGTGCTCGATCCTCAGGTAATACCCCCTGGCGTGCTCAGCCTACGAGAAATCTCTCAACTCAACTTAACAAGACTGCGCCATATCACCTTATCGGCTTGCTCTTCCGCTGATCACTTGGTGCTGCCTGGTCGCTGGGTGATTAGCTTGCCTGAAGCCCTATGGCGATCGGGTACCCACAGCATCCTAGGCAATCTCTGGGAAGTCTACGACCAATTGGCGGTTGCCTTTATGAAGCAATTTTATGACTACTTACAGACATTACCTCGCGATGAAGCCTTGCGACAGACTCAACTCGACTGCTTACATCAGCGGCTACCTGGCACTGAAAGGATGAACACCTGCGATCCTAAGTATTGGGCTGGGTTTACCTTGTATGGTCAACCTCAGTAGATCAAAAATTCGGTAGTGCTGAATAGTAATGCCCACGAATGAAGGTTAAACTCATCACCGGGGTCGCCCCCGACGATGGTCTGCAGAACTGGACGTGAAAGTTTCCCAACATCGGGCTCCTCAACGATTTGGTGAGTGACAGTCATACCTTTCAACTGGGTGCTGAATTTTGCTCAGCGGCAGATCTGGCGTGGCGACAGTGTCTATGTGAAATTTGTGAGAATTGAGGGTCTTTGCTTCTCGGAGTGTTTGGCTCATATCTTTGCTCCATCAAAGTCCTGCAAAACGAAAACACGAGATTTACCTCGTATTCTGAAAATGCGAGGTAAATCTCGTGTTTGTCAATCTACGACCTGAAATTATGACAGACATTTCCAATCAGTTCCGCTCTGGCACGTACCGCAGCAAGCTCGTAGCTGGGAGCGACTTCATCGCATTCTTGCCACAGCGGCTAACTTATTTGTTGAGATTGGCTATGAATCAATCACAACGGATGAAATTGCAGCAAGAGTCAATCCCCAGGTGGAGGGCTATATCGTTTCTTCCCAGACAAGGTAGTAGAAGCAGCCATAAGCTGATATAAACTTTATTGACAAAATCCACAACTCTTCTTCTTTTTTAGGAGAAACAGGTTTATCTGTGAGCACTCGTGGCCCCGAGTAGCGGCGAGAGATGATGTGTATTCATTTTTATTTTCACTTCCATGCATACCTAAAAAATTGCTCACCCATCCACATTCATGTATCTGTATTTACGCAACTATATTCATGAATCTATATCCGTACATCTGCATTTGCTTTGGGGTTAACCATTCACGGTTCTGTCTTTAGCTTGCGTATAGGACAAATCAGGCTCATTTGTCTTCAAACATTTCTCGGCTACAAAGTCACAGAATGCGCGAACCTTAGCGGAAAGCGGTGATAGGTTGAGCCGACGCAGGCACAGTGTGCCTTCTCGAAATGCCCAATCTGTTAAAACGCGGTCGAGTTGTCCGAGCTTAATCGGTTCACCAAGGAGTGAGTTGGGTAAGTAAGCAATTCCTGAACCCGAGATCGCCGCTTGTCTTGCCAAAATCAAATCATTGGAAACTAAACGACCCATTACATTTACTGTTTCAATCCTTCCGGTAGGATCTATCAGTTGCCAGGTCGTGTGACTTGCAAAGGGTTGACTGCAAACCCTAATGCAGCGATGGTGAGACAGTTCTTGTGGAGTTTTAGGTTTTCCATACTGCTCTAAATAACTTGGGCTAGCGCAAAGCCAATAAGACACTCGGTAGAGCGATTGGGTATCTAGCGATGAACTCGCTAACGGCTGAGTTTGCCAGGAAAATGCAATGTCAATATTTTCAGAAACTAGATCAATCAGTTGATTGGTGAGGAGAACCTCTACCCTGATCTGCTCATACTGCTGTAAGAAATCAGCAATCCATTGACTCAAAAAACATGTTCCAAAAACAATAGGTGCTGTAATTCTCAGAGTTCCCTGGGGTATATCTTGCAAAGAAGTAATCGCTCGATTGGCGTCTTCTACTTCATCGAGAATATGACGACAGCGCTGAAAGTATATATTCCCTGCCTCCGTTAGATACAGCTTGCGTGTGGTGCGGTGCAGAAGAGGCGTCCCTAAATCTGTCTCTAGCTCTGCCACTTTGCGGCTCACCGTTGCCTTAGGAATATCTAATTGTCGGGCGGCTTGTGAAAAGCTGCTCATTTCAACTACTCGAACAAAAATGGTCATTGAATTGAGATCTACCATCCCATTGTTTCTCTGGTGAGACAATGCATTCCATTCTAATGGGCTAGTCTTCAAAGTGGAACAGTGTTACGGTATCTGCTAGTGGGTTATTTGACAGAGGCAGAAGCCTTTTAAGAAGGACTAATTGTCCTAACGAGCAAGTGTTTAGCAACCCAGTAATGACTATATTGAAGGCAAATGATCCATGATGGCATACCTTAAATCGGCGCTAAGATTCCACATCATAAGTTTTTAGATGCTTAACTCAATTTTGGTGATCGGTGCTACGGGTAACGTTGGTAGCCAGGTAGTTCATCAACTACTGGCAACAGGAGTTAAGCCTAAAATTGGGGTACGCTCTCGATTGAAATCGGCAGACCTCGTTGCAAGCGGAGCAGAGCTGATCGATCTAGATATGGGTAACTTGGACAGCTTAAGTGCTGCGTTTAAAACGGTCGATAAAGTTTTTTGGGTCAGTCCTTTTGTCCCAAATATGGTTGAATTATCTACACAAGTTGTAAAAGCGGCACAACAGTCCAACATTCAACAGATTGTGCGCTTGTCTGCTATGGGAGCAGGGCAAGAATCTCCTCTAACATTAGGTCGGTGGCATGGACAGATTGATCAGATGGTTGTGGATGCTGGAATTCCACTGACAATTCTGTGCCCCAATGGATTTATGCAAAATTACAGCAATGCCTACGTTCAAACTATCAAAACGCAAAATGTTTTTTATCAGAATCTAGGCGATGCGGCTGTTAGTTACATCGATGTCCGTGATATCGCAGCTGTAGCGGTAACTACCCTAGTTGAAGATAGTCATGTGGGCAAAATTTATGAACTTACTGGGCCAGAATCGCTATCCAATTCGCAGATTGCTAAAATTTTGACACGGTGTCTGGGACGCACAATTCACTATGCCAATATACCGGACGAGGTCGTCCGAGCCGGAATGCTCAAAGCTGGAATGGCAGAGGTGTTAGTCGATGCCATTCTAAACTTAAACAAATTTTACAAGACAGGAGCAGCTGCTCAAGTATTACCAACCGTTAAACAGGTGACGGGGGAGCCTGGGCGATCGTTTGAGCAATTTGTCAGCGATTACCGAGATATTTTTTCATGACCTGATGGGTATCTAGAAAAGGTAACATCTCACATCACAGGAGAAACAATGATGGAACAGGCATTTGGGCTAGAAATTCCTCAAACCCTATCCGAAATTTGTCAGCCACAACGCATCGCCCTGCTCGTATACGACATGCAAGTTGGCATTCTCAGCCAGCTACCCCCAGAACGCACTCAGTATGTTACAAGGCAAGTTCTCAAAATACTGAACGCTGCACAAGATGCGGGAATTCGAGTTTTTTTTAGCCGTCATCTCTCTTTACCCGTTGAAGTGGCTGGAGTCTTTCAACTGCGGACAGCGATGGCATGGCAACGGATCACTCATGTGAGTGAAATCAAACCCTGGTTCCTTCGAGATGCACCAGGTTTTCAATTAATTCCAGAGCTTAAACCCCGCTCCTCAGAGGTCATCTTTGACAAAATCGC
Above is a genomic segment from Pseudanabaena sp. FACHB-2040 containing:
- a CDS encoding LysR family transcriptional regulator, giving the protein MVDLNSMTIFVRVVEMSSFSQAARQLDIPKATVSRKVAELETDLGTPLLHRTTRKLYLTEAGNIYFQRCRHILDEVEDANRAITSLQDIPQGTLRITAPIVFGTCFLSQWIADFLQQYEQIRVEVLLTNQLIDLVSENIDIAFSWQTQPLASSSLDTQSLYRVSYWLCASPSYLEQYGKPKTPQELSHHRCIRVCSQPFASHTTWQLIDPTGRIETVNVMGRLVSNDLILARQAAISGSGIAYLPNSLLGEPIKLGQLDRVLTDWAFREGTLCLRRLNLSPLSAKVRAFCDFVAEKCLKTNEPDLSYTQAKDRTVNG
- a CDS encoding CHAT domain-containing protein, with the translated sequence MSTESAYQRQAALEVAIAAAERKRSQGDLLGAYADYQAIAAERLGGDYTAADLTILQSLADLAVLCGDFQPADDVLVSLVALCRQAKNLHRADFATLKRIHLALDRGQLRQATVLFEEMAARIGSIEAIDITPQGLLTWERKCRWPNTDMADRTVLFTLLYLEMGRLLSALGQYRDALEMLNRGLTHATPGDSQTIPVLARSQVPWLQLAIAQACLESGLLPEAEAVLTVLQPLLGAQQERILQIQWHTLAGKLALLRGVFGDALDHFQKILTLCHQLKIQRGVVIASLNLAQVLIVLNQNQLAQEHLISIADDIEHSQDTHLKARLALLQRLAQARSQSLVAGSTFSVSDLLQAGPPDSEPTQADASSLQDEESFTFDRSQSPNYLTFFEDRVLEFQWYLSQSDLGGATTLLAHIQAVFVSTDSQLILAKIKALQGMLSYYRGLQQIHAGDQREGEQQIRWAAVTLEEMRSHLARMGLKPEQWQAQRILGWCLMQLHHPTEDQEKMAAATTQLLEQMTQSLSPEQQVIFLLNKWTADEEYIATQIVHLQQLVQQLQTAPLHQRPRLGWQLLQRLNGLISHIDSYRGILVKRTLQGSNSEASPVPTPSLWRRLLEQPWRRATLSFLVLPDQVFVVRNWRFWIDFSVVPLTRLELRNLIQQWYKPLQPQSTRRGLSLEPEPEDEEALQTLPTSETIAQTLTEKLNLPALLRLPNYIRRLTIVPDDVLHIFPFAVVRHQNRYLIETYALSIAYESLKTENPPSPPLPKQQTLLVGVSQGSKHFAALPGVSSEIKSIYTCLTRQKIIPQVLMDADVSKESLLATLESTSFLHIACHGVFHHNQADQSGLVLDPQVIPPGVLSLREISQLNLTRLRHITLSACSSADHLVLPGRWVISLPEALWRSGTHSILGNLWEVYDQLAVAFMKQFYDYLQTLPRDEALRQTQLDCLHQRLPGTERMNTCDPKYWAGFTLYGQPQ
- a CDS encoding SDR family oxidoreductase, whose product is MLNSILVIGATGNVGSQVVHQLLATGVKPKIGVRSRLKSADLVASGAELIDLDMGNLDSLSAAFKTVDKVFWVSPFVPNMVELSTQVVKAAQQSNIQQIVRLSAMGAGQESPLTLGRWHGQIDQMVVDAGIPLTILCPNGFMQNYSNAYVQTIKTQNVFYQNLGDAAVSYIDVRDIAAVAVTTLVEDSHVGKIYELTGPESLSNSQIAKILTRCLGRTIHYANIPDEVVRAGMLKAGMAEVLVDAILNLNKFYKTGAAAQVLPTVKQVTGEPGRSFEQFVSDYRDIFS
- a CDS encoding cysteine hydrolase: MMEQAFGLEIPQTLSEICQPQRIALLVYDMQVGILSQLPPERTQYVTRQVLKILNAAQDAGIRVFFSRHLSLPVEVAGVFQLRTAMAWQRITHVSEIKPWFLRDAPGFQLIPELKPRSSEVIFDKIAMSAFEGTLLNLALRDCGINALMIVGVATEVGIEPTARHAADLGYIPVVVTDACSGGNQEAAQRSIESLKFAGDAVITDTATLCELLK